In the genome of Vanessa cardui chromosome 18, ilVanCard2.1, whole genome shotgun sequence, the window atagcatcttagtacccaaggttggtggcacattgacgatgttaggaatagttgatatttcttacagcgtcattgtctatgggtgatggtgactaaaTACCATCAGGGCCCATATGcccatattccataaaaaatgaGCTTATAGATTAgcgaatgtatataataattaagtcaTTGGTTTTGTTacagttattttcatatttctctTATTGGAGTCGAAGCTCTTTCCGGGTGGTAAGGTTGGTTTCCAATGCAAAGATCCAGCGCTGTCACATCCATACACCGGCGACACTGTTAATTGGAAGTGGTTGATTGGGATCACGGTGTTCCTACCCCTAGTTGtggtaattattattcatacattaatttattaataataaattcatacattactttaatcaataaaataaaatcaacgaagtccgctgtttgtccctatgtatcctTAGGTTTTTCAAATTAggcaacggattatgatgcggttttttttaatagatagagtgattcgagaagatggtttttgtatataatacattgacaatatagttaagtaacactgataattttagaagtttctaatgcgatgtcgtaaataaataaattctgtagtatatttagtatcagcattgcacccgtgcgaagctgggtcgggtcgctagttcgtAATAAATTGCATGTTCCGGTTTAGAATTTGATGTTGTTGTATTTTTGTAAACCATTAAATCATGTTACTTTACAACGTTATTTTACGTTAGCATAAAACTCTGATTATATTTCCGATAGCCGATAAACTAGCAACTCGATCGGCCCATGTCATTGAAATAACCTCGCAAATCTTTATATATGGCAACACCAATGTAGAAGGATGCGTTCAAATGTAACAGttacatcattatcattaaagtTTAAACCAATCTAAATATAGATTACATGGGTATGTAtcagaagtattttttttctattacagatgcttatagtagagaaacagaAGGATAAGACAGACATAGCTAAGCAAAAAGCGTTGTTATGGTACAAGGAGTATCTATATGGTTTCCtgataaatttaacatttgttCAGTGTCTTAAATTTATAGTCGGCTCCCCGAGACCGCACTTCTTTGATACTTGCAGCCCCAAAGAGGAAATCACTTGTGAGGCGTAAGTATGAGTTTTGagctaagtattattattagtatacattaaGTCGGATGTTTGAATTTAgatgtaaacaataatatatattaatattataaatgtgaaagtaactctgtctgtgtgtcgctctttcaatcAAACCGTtgaaacgattttgatgaaatttggtatataaaagcaaacttgaacgagaattgacgaatatatcaggtcatatgatattataagtacgtttgtgtaaagatcatattcacataagaaataaatattgatattttggggTAGTGTAGTCAATTCGAATGtgttcggttttacgaattttgccgatgctacatctaagttgtgtcgtactataacctTTTCTGTGTATCTATCAGTCGCTCTTTGacatgaaacaaacttgaactctgagaaaggttacttatatatataattatataggctactttttttgccttatTAATGAACACGATagccctaaaacgcaagcaaagtcGTGGGTGACTACtagcttttaataaattaattacagatCTGAGTATGTGTCGAGCTACACGTGCACAAAAGCGCATTGGCTGAATCAGTCGGACAAGAGTTTTCCGTCCGGACACACGTCTCTTGCTTTTCATGCTGGTATTTTTATAATCGTaagttaaaattcatattttaatagaaaaagtcGCAGTTAGCAATACATTTTTGGTAGCTTATATGAATAACACGACTGGACTATTTGATTCAATATTTGCACTCAagtatataaactttattaatatagcctttttataaacacttgaatcattattttatctatattaagtgaaatCGAGATTCTGTGaaaaagaaccggcaataaactcagtattttttcaaattttttggAAATACGTCACATATATCCTCcttgaaagtcaacaagtattggCTCCACGCTTTTATCATCAACTCAATAATCTtgttgaataatatgattttaatttatttattatttaataattaattaatgtaatattattaaacaaactattttgaatttatgaataaaaaaatataaatagtgtctacatataaattttaaaatgttcggtaattgaaaaattttacaaagtgaaattaatgtgatatttttaaactataggtttttatttatgaataaaaaaagataaatagtgtctacatataaatttaaaaatgtccgATAGTTGAAAAATTTTACAAAGTGAAAAAAACATGGCTGTAATTGTTGTGCGGACAGTACTACTTGCAACAGCGAGCGGGCAGTACGCGTGCGGCGCGCGCGACGCAGCTGTcgtgcgcggcggcggcgctgTTCTGCGCCGCGTCGCGCGTGAGCGACCGCCGCCACCACTGGTGGGACGTGCTCGCCGGCGTCGTCATCTCCATACCGATACTCCTCTACACTGTGAGTTACACACTCCTATGATAGTCACTAACAGCGCTTTAATTCagtaaattttatatcttataggttaggtcatttaattatttttaagagttTTTTAGTTtagtgaataattttatattttttaggttaGATTTTTGACATCGTCATAGCCTTGTCAAGTACACAAATGTGCgacctttaatattataaattttagggtaactataaaaagaaaacagttaattttagtttttaatttagtatatgttttttttttgttgtttttgtcaCTTTTCTCTTTTTGTATGATTTTGCCTGTCTACCTTTTAACTTTTCTGTCTGTTTTTTTTCTCGGGtatactggaagaaatctcttctagggataagtataccttttaaacttatttttcctgtgtacacattttccttttcaatgtatctggcaagtttaataaatggttaaataaataaagaaaactgttgttctgtatttaatattttatttattagtaatatattatgagttcGTTAATAGCGACATGATGTAAAAATTCGTAGGATCCGATCCTAACCCCCTGGGCTATTATCACCTCCGCTCCTAACACATGTGAT includes:
- the LOC124537297 gene encoding putative phosphatidate phosphatase, which translates into the protein MTNKLKLLWSKTNRWHRVIFIFLLLESKLFPGGKVGFQCKDPALSHPYTGDTVNWKWLIGITVFLPLVVMLIVEKQKDKTDIAKQKALLWYKEYLYGFLINLTFVQCLKFIVGSPRPHFFDTCSPKEEITCEASEYVSSYTCTKAHWLNQSDKSFPSGHTSLAFHAGIFIIYYLQQRAGSTRAARATQLSCAAAALFCAASRVSDRRHHWWDVLAGVVISIPILLYTIFRLCKNFECLIPKDNVENENLQDSVEKSEIMENVS